One region of Rhodothermales bacterium genomic DNA includes:
- a CDS encoding NADH-quinone oxidoreductase subunit B, translated as MAPEELGEGFLTTRVDAVVNWARSNSLMPMPMGLACCAIEMMAFAAPKYDVARFGSEAMRFSPRQADLMIVAGWCSYKMAHVIRRIWDQMADPKWCIAMGACASSGGMHRCYGVVQGIDNFLPVDVYISGCPPRPEALIHALMDIQEKIRNEYTIDQDHQRGTIIPAGQLTTTAGVTARPTQT; from the coding sequence ATGGCACCTGAAGAACTCGGAGAAGGCTTCCTTACCACGCGCGTTGATGCGGTGGTCAACTGGGCCCGGTCGAATTCGCTGATGCCGATGCCCATGGGCCTGGCCTGCTGCGCGATCGAGATGATGGCGTTCGCTGCCCCGAAGTACGACGTGGCCCGATTCGGCAGCGAGGCGATGCGGTTCTCCCCGCGTCAGGCAGACCTGATGATCGTCGCGGGCTGGTGCAGCTACAAGATGGCACATGTCATCCGTCGTATCTGGGACCAGATGGCCGATCCGAAATGGTGCATCGCCATGGGTGCGTGCGCGTCAAGCGGAGGGATGCACAGATGCTACGGTGTTGTTCAGGGCATCGATAATTTCCTCCCGGTCGACGTATATATTTCTGGCTGCCCGCCGCGACCCGAAGCGCTCATCCACGCACTCATGGATATCCAGGAGAAGATCCGCAACGAATACACCATCGATCAGGATCATCAGAGGGGCACGATCATACCGGCAGGCCAATTGACGACAACCGCCGGTGTGACCGCCAGGCCGACTCAGACTTGA
- the nuoF gene encoding NADH-quinone oxidoreductase subunit NuoF, with the protein MEAKAGISKAGNWREYKRVLLPPVKDLHKLEVYEKEGGYNSLRDVVTLEKWDPTSVTNEVKASQLKGRGGASFVAGLKWSFMPAADGGRRYLCCNADESEPGTFKDRQLMEYNPHLVFEGMLIACYAMSIDTAYLYVRGEYADWITHMERELAKAYQKGYVGKNILGSDFSADIVIHKGAGAYICGEETSLMESLEGKRAYPRSKPPFPAQYGVFGRPTTINNVETLACVPLIIDRGAKWFGSIGSEKHPGPVLYGISGHVVRPGVYEYPSGMLISDLIYKAAGGMRNGKKLKAVIPGGSSTPPLRADMIDGVTMDVESLREAGSMMGTAGLLVLDEDTDMVAWLRRVTHFYHHESCGQCTPCREGTGWLESLVSRIEAGEGRVRDLDLLIDVCSQMEGRTVCALADAAAWPVRHTITRFRGEFEARCKPDPESAPADVGQLAVAESQ; encoded by the coding sequence ATGGAAGCGAAGGCGGGAATATCGAAAGCCGGCAACTGGCGCGAATACAAGCGTGTCCTGCTGCCACCTGTCAAGGATCTCCACAAACTGGAGGTTTACGAGAAGGAGGGTGGGTACAATTCGCTTCGTGATGTTGTGACGCTGGAGAAGTGGGATCCGACGTCCGTAACGAACGAGGTGAAAGCCAGCCAGCTCAAGGGTCGTGGCGGTGCAAGCTTCGTTGCGGGCCTGAAGTGGAGTTTCATGCCGGCGGCGGACGGTGGTCGCCGTTACCTGTGCTGCAATGCCGACGAAAGCGAGCCCGGTACGTTCAAGGACCGGCAGCTCATGGAATACAATCCGCACCTCGTGTTCGAGGGTATGTTGATTGCGTGCTACGCCATGTCGATCGATACGGCGTACCTCTATGTCCGCGGCGAGTATGCGGACTGGATAACGCACATGGAGCGCGAGCTTGCCAAAGCCTATCAGAAGGGTTACGTCGGCAAGAATATTCTCGGGTCGGATTTCTCTGCAGACATCGTCATCCACAAGGGTGCGGGCGCCTACATCTGCGGCGAAGAAACCAGCTTGATGGAGTCGCTCGAGGGCAAGCGCGCCTACCCGCGCAGCAAGCCTCCCTTTCCGGCCCAGTACGGAGTTTTTGGTCGGCCCACGACGATCAACAACGTGGAGACGCTGGCCTGCGTACCCCTGATCATCGACCGTGGAGCAAAGTGGTTCGGATCAATCGGCTCGGAGAAACACCCGGGGCCGGTGCTGTATGGCATCTCGGGACACGTTGTGAGGCCGGGTGTCTACGAGTATCCGTCCGGGATGCTGATTTCCGATCTCATCTACAAGGCGGCGGGAGGGATGCGCAACGGCAAGAAGTTGAAGGCCGTCATTCCGGGTGGAAGTTCGACGCCGCCCCTCCGCGCGGACATGATCGACGGTGTCACGATGGACGTCGAGTCGCTCCGCGAGGCAGGATCAATGATGGGGACGGCGGGCCTGCTTGTCCTGGATGAGGATACCGACATGGTGGCGTGGCTCCGGCGTGTCACTCACTTTTATCATCACGAGAGCTGCGGACAGTGTACGCCGTGCCGCGAAGGAACGGGCTGGCTGGAAAGCCTCGTCAGCCGGATCGAAGCGGGCGAGGGACGTGTACGCGATCTGGATCTTCTGATCGATGTCTGTTCGCAGATGGAAGGACGAACGGTATGTGCCCTGGCGGATGCCGCGGCATGGCCCGTTCGACACACGATCACGCGTTTTCGTGGTGAGTTCGAAGCCCGATGCAAGCCCGACCCTGAATCCGCACCGGCCGATGTCGGACAACTTGCGGTCGCCGAGTCGCAATGA
- a CDS encoding NADH-quinone oxidoreductase subunit C, with protein sequence MDQHKTLSFQFTPVDPPSGDAPENPHAKRTTFVPDVVKALVAEFGDDVLEVSLYAGEHTVRVSTDRIVDVCRFLKDEHGFTYLVDLGGIDRFTEVERFEVLYSLVAIEAQKRIRLKVRVEEDEPVVPTLTEVFRAATWTERECWDMLGIRFDGHPDLRRMFLPEDFEYHPQRKEFPLLGIPGSLPLPPQTPEGELNYDPFSAAHGRRPVKSYEEPESSTAEED encoded by the coding sequence ATGGATCAGCACAAGACTCTCAGCTTTCAGTTCACGCCGGTCGATCCGCCATCCGGCGACGCCCCGGAGAACCCCCACGCGAAGAGGACGACGTTCGTTCCTGACGTGGTGAAGGCGCTCGTAGCCGAATTTGGTGATGACGTCCTAGAGGTCAGTCTGTACGCGGGCGAACACACGGTTCGAGTATCGACCGACCGGATCGTAGACGTGTGTCGCTTCCTGAAGGATGAGCACGGGTTTACGTACCTCGTCGATCTCGGCGGAATAGATCGGTTCACCGAGGTCGAAAGATTCGAGGTGCTCTACAGTCTTGTCGCGATTGAAGCACAGAAGAGAATCCGCCTCAAAGTGCGAGTGGAAGAGGACGAGCCCGTCGTGCCGACGCTGACTGAAGTATTCCGTGCCGCCACCTGGACCGAGCGCGAATGCTGGGATATGCTGGGCATTCGTTTCGATGGCCATCCGGATCTTCGCCGGATGTTCTTGCCTGAGGATTTCGAGTATCATCCCCAGCGCAAGGAGTTTCCGCTGCTAGGCATTCCCGGTTCATTGCCGCTGCCGCCGCAGACTCCCGAGGGTGAACTCAATTACGACCCGTTTTCTGCAGCGCATGGACGCCGGCCTGTCAAGAGTTACGAGGAGCCGGAATCCAGCACAGCCGAAGAGGACTAA
- a CDS encoding NADH-quinone oxidoreductase subunit D: protein MSNSILSGIEGADYFSFWPKHNEALYKRLESKHAWLEQMHHPDDVQERAEDPLDNQMVLNIGPQHPATHGVLRCAVKLDGELIEKCVLDIGYLHRGIEKLAESKTYQEFMPYTDRMDYIAPYSNNVAWCLAVEKLAGIEAPERAQWIRMMMVELARISNHLLWMGVALMDAGALSVFLWTFQSREDLYKIFDEVAGARFTVSHSRIGGLTWDVTDTGLALIRKFIEEFPAAMQGWDKLLNRNRIWIDRNDGVGVLSADEAIALGMTGPCVRGSGIPYDIRRFEPYLKYEEVDFNIPIRTEGDCLARYFVRFDEMKESLKIIEQCLDRLPAGPIRVDNAKQTYASKDEVYYSMEGMIHDFMYTETGVCPPKGAECYHAVEAPKGELGFYLQSDGTGKPWRVRINAPSGANLQGLEFMLEGVGMSDMVMLIGTVDPVMGEADK, encoded by the coding sequence ATGAGCAACAGCATCCTGTCGGGTATAGAAGGAGCCGATTACTTCAGCTTCTGGCCGAAGCACAACGAGGCATTGTACAAGCGCCTCGAAAGCAAACATGCGTGGCTGGAGCAGATGCATCATCCTGACGATGTGCAGGAGCGCGCCGAGGATCCTCTCGACAACCAGATGGTGTTGAACATTGGTCCGCAGCACCCCGCGACACACGGGGTCCTCCGATGTGCCGTCAAGCTCGACGGCGAGCTCATCGAGAAGTGCGTGCTCGACATTGGTTATCTGCACCGCGGCATCGAGAAGCTTGCCGAATCCAAGACGTACCAGGAGTTCATGCCGTACACGGACCGCATGGACTACATCGCGCCGTACTCGAACAACGTCGCATGGTGTCTGGCCGTCGAGAAGCTGGCCGGGATTGAGGCGCCGGAGCGCGCCCAGTGGATCCGGATGATGATGGTGGAACTTGCCCGCATCTCCAATCACCTTCTGTGGATGGGCGTAGCACTCATGGACGCCGGCGCGCTGTCGGTCTTCCTGTGGACCTTCCAGTCGCGCGAAGACCTCTACAAGATATTTGATGAAGTCGCCGGGGCCCGTTTCACCGTCTCACACAGTCGCATCGGTGGACTCACGTGGGACGTGACGGACACCGGGCTCGCCCTGATCAGGAAGTTCATCGAGGAGTTTCCGGCAGCCATGCAGGGATGGGACAAACTCCTGAACCGAAACCGAATCTGGATCGACCGCAATGACGGAGTCGGAGTTCTGAGCGCCGACGAGGCCATTGCGCTCGGAATGACCGGCCCATGTGTTCGGGGATCAGGCATTCCTTACGACATTCGTCGGTTCGAGCCGTACCTCAAGTACGAGGAGGTCGATTTCAACATCCCGATTCGGACTGAAGGCGACTGCCTGGCCCGATATTTCGTGCGGTTCGACGAGATGAAGGAGAGCCTCAAGATTATCGAGCAGTGCCTGGATCGTTTGCCGGCGGGACCTATCCGCGTCGACAACGCAAAGCAGACGTATGCCTCCAAGGATGAAGTGTATTACTCCATGGAGGGCATGATACACGACTTCATGTACACGGAAACCGGGGTTTGTCCGCCGAAGGGAGCCGAGTGTTACCATGCCGTGGAAGCGCCAAAGGGTGAACTGGGATTCTATCTTCAGTCGGATGGTACAGGCAAACCATGGCGGGTGCGTATCAATGCTCCCAGTGGTGCCAACCTGCAGGGACTGGAATTCATGCTCGAAGGCGTTGGGATGAGCGACATGGTGATGCTCATCGGAACGGTAGATCCCGTGATGGGAGAAGCAGACAAGTAA
- a CDS encoding NAD(P)H-dependent oxidoreductase subunit E — protein MPKTRKTEVVELLDRYPEPVFSSAELVFTTAEKKTIAAYKEQYQEPEGAVMRALWLAQEKFGFLPPEVIRLVADELGIAYAQAYGVATFYTQYFKEKKGKYVLDVCTCYSCQVCGGYDMLHYLEEKLGIKKGQTTDDGLFTIQEAECLGACGSAPMLQVTNGTYAHHLTEEKLDGLISGLREGKLPEFVSVTLPQDEDEMGGNRRTDAGHTDTYRTPPVARTLE, from the coding sequence ATGCCCAAGACGCGAAAGACAGAGGTGGTGGAGCTGCTGGATCGGTATCCGGAGCCCGTTTTTTCTTCCGCCGAGCTCGTATTTACGACGGCGGAAAAGAAGACCATTGCCGCGTACAAGGAGCAATATCAGGAGCCGGAGGGAGCTGTCATGAGGGCTCTCTGGCTGGCTCAGGAGAAATTCGGCTTTCTGCCCCCCGAGGTGATACGGCTTGTCGCGGACGAGCTCGGGATCGCGTACGCTCAGGCGTACGGTGTCGCGACGTTCTACACCCAGTATTTCAAGGAAAAGAAAGGGAAGTACGTGCTTGACGTTTGCACGTGTTATTCCTGTCAGGTTTGCGGCGGCTACGACATGCTGCACTACCTCGAAGAAAAGCTCGGAATCAAGAAGGGCCAGACGACGGATGACGGATTGTTCACCATCCAGGAAGCCGAGTGCCTCGGAGCCTGCGGGTCGGCGCCGATGCTGCAGGTGACAAACGGCACGTACGCGCATCATCTGACCGAAGAGAAACTGGATGGCCTGATATCGGGACTGCGCGAAGGCAAATTGCCCGAGTTCGTTTCCGTCACTCTTCCGCAGGACGAGGATGAAATGGGTGGCAACCGTCGCACGGACGCCGGACACACAGATACCTATCGAACGCCACCGGTAGCACGCACGCTCGAATAA
- a CDS encoding NADH-quinone oxidoreductase subunit A codes for MLTEFLPLFIAIALAAGLALMLFKAAEIFGPNRPNFTKLRAYESGMDSIGTARDRYSVKFYLVAMIFIVFDVEVVFLYPWAVSFTEFIEAGEAPGVLAVVFLFIIILGIGLLYDIKKGGLDFEDLRHQREDRIG; via the coding sequence ATGCTGACTGAGTTCTTACCCCTCTTCATCGCGATCGCTCTGGCAGCCGGGCTCGCGCTCATGCTTTTCAAGGCGGCGGAGATCTTCGGCCCGAACCGACCCAACTTCACGAAGTTGCGCGCCTACGAAAGCGGGATGGATTCCATCGGTACGGCACGCGATCGCTACTCCGTCAAGTTCTATCTGGTGGCGATGATATTCATCGTGTTCGACGTGGAAGTTGTGTTCCTGTATCCGTGGGCTGTCAGCTTCACCGAGTTCATTGAAGCAGGGGAGGCGCCGGGCGTCCTCGCAGTCGTTTTCCTGTTTATCATCATCCTCGGAATCGGCCTGCTCTACGACATCAAAAAGGGCGGACTCGATTTTGAAGATCTGCGGCATCAGCGGGAGGATCGTATCGGCTGA
- a CDS encoding TonB-dependent receptor, giving the protein MKVATKLLIALFVLVGASADMSLGQRAEISGTVVDATDGGGLPANIILGGTATGAQASAVDGTYRITGIEPGTYSIEFSLIGYITYRVPVTLAAGQTLVLDARLDESVLDVGGEITVVGGVTQKREDFPMPMETVGTQEILTNLSTNSSMILRKKTGVDIQCTGVDRCETVLRGFNNAFSTTAYVLTDYRQSAVPSLGVNIFSITPAQTLDVDRIEVVRGPASALYGAGVDAGVIHFFTKDPFTHPGTTISFSGGERSYFGTEIRHATRVSDRFAFKVTGMYGQASDWELDLNDAADEIFAVQECDPLEDDTTPESEAAACVAAGGARNSDYEKLNANATLAYKLSANTDLIATGGYSKLDATVLSGIGTLQAKGFGYSYGQLRFKTRRPGVDGFFAQAYFNKNDTGDSFVYQTLQNVRDKSLLMNFQSQYDRTFGKHSVVGGVDIQLTRPDTQGDINGRNEDNDNTDEFGVYVQGQVEAHPRVSLTGAVRGDYDSITEDFQISPRAAAAIHFGPRNRPKAHTLRTSFNIAFSAPGTNSNFLDIRAGQLPGTDILVRGMGSAFGHEWRRNPDYSFAPTNLVATSLLPTSLGEDRPQGADLGEIYALVHAGLDAIPDDVLAQQIGGALGVPLDAATTAALVGLLSPANTTVSGFSPGLLGILNPSTGELGFVADLTDIAPLDKTTTTTVELGYTGVFESVGEGLVINLDGYYSKRKNFVGPLLMETPLVVVPTLSANLESALAAGIADNAVLAGTLGLFGVTPSQAAALVVGFAEDDLPSTVGIVEPADNLAGAGSTPELVLSYRNFGEIDYYGLDAGFELQASRALSFFGNASIVSDDYFDAGEVGEEGSSLSVALNAAKLKGRLGGQYNSPSGFYFNIAGRFTDDMPIQSGPYVGLNCRIAPDLPDDCVESYLLMDVGAGYVFRNQLDGLRLDVSVNNVLDNSHREFIGAPKLGRMAMARLTYTIK; this is encoded by the coding sequence ATGAAGGTTGCCACAAAGCTGCTGATTGCATTATTCGTTCTTGTCGGCGCTTCGGCTGACATGTCGCTTGGTCAACGAGCCGAAATCAGCGGAACCGTCGTGGATGCGACGGATGGCGGAGGTCTCCCCGCTAATATCATTCTTGGCGGGACGGCGACCGGTGCGCAGGCCAGCGCCGTCGATGGAACGTATCGCATCACGGGTATCGAACCCGGCACGTATTCAATCGAATTCAGTCTGATCGGCTACATCACGTACAGAGTGCCTGTGACGCTTGCCGCGGGGCAGACGCTGGTGCTGGATGCGCGACTCGATGAGTCAGTCCTGGACGTTGGAGGTGAGATCACGGTCGTCGGTGGCGTCACGCAGAAGCGTGAGGACTTCCCGATGCCCATGGAGACGGTGGGTACGCAGGAGATCCTGACAAACCTGTCGACGAACTCGTCCATGATTCTTCGCAAGAAGACGGGCGTTGATATCCAGTGCACGGGAGTGGATCGATGCGAGACGGTGTTGCGGGGCTTCAACAACGCCTTCTCCACGACTGCGTATGTGCTTACGGATTACCGGCAGTCGGCCGTACCGTCGCTCGGCGTAAACATCTTCAGTATCACTCCTGCGCAGACTCTGGATGTGGATCGAATCGAGGTGGTTCGCGGGCCGGCGTCGGCGCTGTACGGTGCGGGTGTCGATGCAGGCGTGATTCATTTCTTTACGAAAGATCCGTTCACTCACCCTGGCACCACGATTTCATTTAGCGGTGGCGAGCGGTCGTACTTCGGAACTGAAATCCGGCACGCAACAAGGGTGAGCGATCGATTCGCGTTCAAGGTCACCGGTATGTACGGGCAGGCATCCGACTGGGAACTCGATTTGAATGATGCCGCAGACGAGATCTTTGCCGTGCAGGAGTGCGATCCGCTCGAAGACGATACCACTCCAGAAAGCGAGGCGGCAGCTTGCGTTGCAGCCGGCGGCGCCCGGAACTCCGACTACGAGAAACTCAACGCTAATGCCACACTTGCCTACAAGCTCAGTGCGAACACGGATTTGATCGCGACGGGAGGCTACTCTAAGCTGGACGCGACCGTATTGTCGGGGATCGGAACGTTGCAGGCCAAGGGTTTTGGATACTCCTACGGACAGCTGCGTTTCAAGACGCGTCGGCCAGGGGTTGACGGCTTTTTTGCGCAGGCTTACTTCAACAAGAATGATACCGGTGATTCATTCGTCTACCAGACGCTGCAGAACGTCAGGGACAAGAGCCTGCTGATGAATTTCCAGTCTCAGTACGACCGGACATTCGGAAAGCACTCGGTGGTCGGTGGAGTGGACATCCAGCTCACACGGCCGGACACTCAAGGTGACATCAATGGGCGGAACGAGGACAACGATAACACGGATGAATTCGGCGTCTACGTGCAGGGGCAGGTCGAAGCGCATCCACGAGTGTCGCTGACGGGTGCCGTTCGCGGCGACTACGATTCGATTACGGAGGACTTCCAGATATCCCCAAGGGCTGCCGCCGCTATACACTTCGGACCGCGCAATCGGCCAAAGGCGCATACGCTGCGTACCTCCTTCAATATTGCATTCTCAGCGCCTGGAACGAACTCGAACTTCCTGGACATTCGTGCGGGACAGCTTCCGGGTACCGACATTCTGGTGAGGGGTATGGGCTCGGCGTTTGGACATGAATGGAGACGAAATCCCGACTACTCCTTTGCGCCAACCAACCTTGTGGCGACCAGTCTTCTGCCGACGTCCCTTGGCGAGGATCGCCCCCAGGGTGCCGACCTCGGTGAGATCTATGCACTGGTACACGCGGGCCTCGACGCCATTCCGGATGACGTCCTGGCGCAGCAAATCGGAGGGGCGCTCGGCGTGCCGCTCGACGCTGCGACAACTGCGGCGCTGGTCGGTTTGTTGAGTCCGGCGAACACGACGGTATCCGGATTTTCACCGGGTCTTCTGGGCATTCTGAACCCGTCAACAGGTGAACTGGGATTCGTAGCAGACTTGACGGACATCGCACCACTCGACAAGACGACCACAACGACGGTGGAGCTCGGGTACACCGGCGTGTTTGAGAGCGTGGGTGAGGGGCTCGTGATTAATCTTGATGGATACTATTCGAAGCGGAAGAACTTCGTCGGACCGTTGCTGATGGAGACACCGCTGGTCGTGGTTCCAACACTGTCCGCGAACCTCGAATCCGCACTGGCCGCCGGTATCGCTGACAATGCTGTTCTCGCAGGAACTCTTGGACTCTTCGGAGTGACTCCGTCGCAGGCCGCGGCGCTTGTGGTTGGATTTGCAGAGGATGATCTTCCAAGCACGGTCGGCATCGTCGAGCCGGCCGACAATCTCGCCGGAGCAGGTAGTACGCCCGAGCTGGTGTTGAGCTATCGTAACTTTGGTGAGATAGACTACTACGGTCTCGACGCTGGTTTCGAGCTACAGGCTTCTCGTGCCTTGTCGTTCTTCGGCAATGCCTCGATCGTAAGCGACGACTACTTTGACGCCGGTGAAGTGGGCGAAGAGGGTTCGAGTCTGTCGGTGGCACTTAATGCGGCCAAACTAAAAGGACGCCTTGGCGGCCAGTACAACTCGCCCAGCGGTTTCTACTTCAACATCGCTGGCCGCTTTACCGATGACATGCCGATCCAGTCCGGACCGTATGTTGGCCTGAATTGCCGGATCGCGCCCGATCTGCCAGATGATTGCGTGGAGTCATACCTGCTGATGGATGTCGGCGCAGGGTATGTCTTCCGCAACCAGCTAGACGGACTTCGCCTCGACGTTTCCGTCAATAACGTGCTCGATAATTCGCACCGCGAGTTCATCGGCGCACCGAAGCTCGGTCGTATGGCGATGGCGCGCTTGACGTACACCATCAAATAG
- the purB gene encoding adenylosuccinate lyase: MIDRYSRPEMKALWSEKAQFDAWLEVELAACAAWSELGVIPKKDVEVLYAQARFDVDRIHEIEETTRHDVVAFTRAVSESLGEEKKWVHYGLTSSDVVDTAWSVRLKKANEILLAGIDRLIDVLGARAKEHRYTLMMGRTHGVHAEPTTFGLKLALYYSEMRRNRDRFHAAAEGVRVGKLSGAVGTFAHIPVEVERITCERLGLEPAAISTQVLQRDRHAHYMAVLALVGATLEKMAIEVRGLQKSEVREVEEAFRKGQKGSSAMPHKRNPIGSENITGCARLLRGYMVAAYENVALWHERDISHSSVERVIIPDASTVLDYALQRFATIMERLVVYPATMRENMERTFGLFNSQRLLIKLIDAGSSREAAYDLVQPLAMRAWEEKRSFRDIVEEDGRVGAIIGPDEVKNAFDAEYHLRNVDAIFDRVGLV, encoded by the coding sequence ATGATCGATCGGTATTCACGCCCGGAGATGAAGGCACTCTGGAGTGAGAAGGCACAGTTCGATGCCTGGCTTGAAGTCGAGCTGGCCGCGTGCGCCGCCTGGTCGGAACTGGGCGTGATTCCGAAGAAGGATGTGGAAGTGCTTTACGCGCAGGCGCGTTTCGACGTGGACCGGATCCACGAGATCGAGGAGACAACGCGCCACGACGTCGTCGCGTTTACGCGGGCCGTCAGTGAATCGCTGGGAGAGGAAAAGAAATGGGTGCACTACGGGCTCACGTCGTCCGACGTCGTCGACACGGCGTGGAGCGTGCGATTGAAGAAAGCGAATGAGATTCTTCTCGCTGGAATCGATCGGCTCATCGATGTGCTCGGCGCCCGGGCAAAAGAACACCGGTACACGCTGATGATGGGCCGGACGCACGGCGTGCACGCCGAGCCCACAACATTCGGTCTCAAGCTCGCGCTCTATTACTCGGAGATGCGCCGTAATCGTGATCGCTTCCATGCAGCCGCAGAAGGAGTCCGCGTGGGCAAGCTGTCGGGGGCCGTCGGCACGTTCGCACACATCCCGGTTGAAGTCGAACGAATCACCTGCGAAAGACTTGGCCTCGAGCCGGCTGCGATCTCAACACAGGTGCTTCAGCGCGACCGCCACGCGCACTATATGGCCGTGCTCGCTCTTGTCGGAGCCACTCTCGAGAAGATGGCCATCGAAGTGCGCGGACTTCAGAAGAGCGAAGTCCGGGAGGTCGAAGAGGCGTTTCGAAAAGGCCAGAAAGGTTCGTCGGCTATGCCTCACAAGCGCAACCCTATTGGCTCGGAAAATATCACGGGTTGTGCGCGACTCCTTCGTGGCTACATGGTGGCTGCTTACGAGAACGTCGCCCTGTGGCACGAGCGCGACATTTCGCATTCCTCGGTGGAACGAGTCATCATTCCCGATGCGTCGACGGTTCTGGACTATGCGCTTCAGCGATTTGCGACGATCATGGAACGCCTGGTCGTCTATCCCGCGACCATGCGCGAGAACATGGAACGAACGTTCGGCCTCTTCAACAGCCAGCGGCTTCTCATCAAACTGATCGATGCCGGATCGAGCAGAGAAGCTGCATATGATCTGGTGCAGCCCCTCGCGATGCGTGCGTGGGAAGAAAAGCGGTCTTTCCGGGATATTGTCGAAGAAGATGGACGCGTTGGCGCCATCATCGGCCCCGACGAGGTGAAAAATGCCTTTGACGCGGAGTATCATCTGCGCAACGTCGACGCCATTTTTGACCGCGTAGGGCTCGTCTAG